One window of Lemur catta isolate mLemCat1 chromosome 3, mLemCat1.pri, whole genome shotgun sequence genomic DNA carries:
- the AURKAIP1 gene encoding aurora kinase A-interacting protein yields the protein MFLARLTSQLVKAVPWAGCSRLWPVSGVLSSHAHRPRYSMQPTGPSRAASLPGKGAQLELEEMLVPRKLSVSPLESWLTARYLVPRLDAGAPGTAPSAQFYECPPSQVAEGPTQEGEGVWDAPHMQCKNVLKIRRRKMNHHKYRKLVKRTRFLRRKIRERRLKRKQIKFERDLRRIWLRAGLKEPPAGWQTPKIYLKGK from the exons ATGTTTCTGGCGCGCCTGACTTCTCAGCTGGTCAAGGCTGTCCCCTGGGCAG GCTGCAGTCGGCTCTGGCCTGTCTCAGGGGTGCTGAGCAGTCATGCCCACAGGCCCCGATACAGCATGCAGCCAACGGGCCCAAGCagggctgcctccctccctggcaAGGGAGCCCAGCTAGAGCTTGAGGAGATGCTGGTGCCCAGGAAGTTGTCTGTTAGCCCCCTGGAGAGCTGGCTCACTGCCCGGTACCTCGTGCCCAGACTGGATGCTGGGGCCCCTGGGACTGCGCCTTCAGCCCAATTTTACGAGTGTCCACCTAGCCAGGTGGCGGAAGGGCCCACACAGGAGGGTGAGGGAGTCTGGGATGCACCTCACATGCAGTGCAAAAACGTGCTGAAGATCCGCCGGCGGAAGATGAACCACCACAAGTACCGCAAGCTGGTCAAGAGGACACGGTTCCTGCGGCGGAAGATCCGGGAAAGACGCCTGAAACGGAAGCAG ATCAAGTTCGAGAGAGACCTGAGGCGCATCTGGCTGAGGGCAGGCCTGAAGGAGCCTCCTGCGGGCTGGCAGACCCCCAAGATCTACCTGAAGGGCAAATGA
- the MXRA8 gene encoding matrix remodeling-associated protein 8 isoform X2 — protein MELPSRVLLWKLVLLQSSAVLLYAGPSGPASAGSSVVSESRVSWAAGSVAVLRCQSPRMVWTQDRLHDRQRVVHWDLSGGPGGPARRLVDMYSAGEQRVGEQRVYEPRDRGRLLLSPSAFHDGNFSLLIRAVEETDEGLYTCNLHHHYCHLYESLAIRLEVTDSPRAARAYWDGEKEVLSVRRGAPALLTCVNRAHVWTDRHLEEAQQVVHWDRQPPGVPHDRADRLLDLYASGERRAYGPPFLRDRVAVETDAFARGDFSLRIDPLEPADEGTYSCHLHHHYCGLHERRVFHLRVTEPAAQPPPGDSPGNGSSHGGAPRPDPTLARGRSVINVIVPESHAHFFQHLGYVLAVLLLFILLLTTALLAARRRRRGYEYSDKKPGKPRGKDLNMVEFAVATGDQAPYRSEDIQLDFKNNILKERAGLAHSPPPAKNIDLDKEFRKEYCK, from the exons atGGAGCTGCCGTCCCGCGTCCTGCTGTGGAAACTTGTGCTTCTGCAGA GCTCTGCTGTTCTTCTGTATGCAG GGCCCTCGGGGCCCGCGAGCGCGGGCAGCTCCGTGGTTTCCGAGTCCAGGGTGAGCTGGGCAGCAGGCTCTGTGGCGGTGCTGCGCTGCCAGAGCCCGCGCATGGTGTGGACCCAAGACCGGCTGCACGACCGCCAGCGCGTGGTCCACTGGGACCTCAGCGGCGGCCCGGGCGGCCCCGCGCGCCGCCTGGTGGACATGTACTCGGCGGGCGAGCAGCGCGTGGGCGAGCAGCGCGTGTACGAGCCGCGCGACCGCGGCCGCCTCCTGCTGTCGCCCTCCGCCTTCCACGACGGCAACTTCTCGCTGCTCATCCGCG CGGTGGAGGAGACAGACGAGGGGCTGTACACGTGCAACCTGCACCACCACTACTGCCACCTCTACGAGAGCCTGGCCATCCGCCTCGAGGTCACCGACAGCC CCCGGGCCGCCCGCGCGTACTGGGACGGCGAGAAGGAGGTGCTGTCGGTGCGGCGCGGCGCGCCCGCGCTGCTGACCTGCGTGAACCGCGCGCACGTGTGGACCGACCGGCACCTGGAGGAGGCGCAGCAGGTGGTGCACTGGGACCGGCAGCCGCCGGGGGTGCCGCACGACCGCGCGGACCGCCTGCTCGACCTGTACGCGTCGGGCGAGCGCCGCGCCTATGGGCCACCGTTCCTGCGTGACCGCGTGGCGGTGGAGACGGACGCCTTTGCGCGCGGCGACTTCTCGCTCCGCATCGACCCGCTGGAGCCCGCCGATGAGGGCACCTACTCCTGCCACCTGCACCACCACTACTGCGGCCTGCACGAGCGCCGCGTCTTCCACCTGCGAGTCACCGAGCCCGCCGCGCAGCCGCCTCCCGGGGACTCGCCGGGCAACGGCTCCAGCCACGGCGGCGCCCCGCGCCCAG ACCCCACGCTGGCGCGCGGCCGCAGCGTCATCAACGTCATCGTGCCCGAGAGCCACGCCCACTTCTTCCAGCACCTGGGCTACGTGCTGGCCGTCCTGCTGCTGTTCATCCTGCTGCTGACCACGGCGCTGCTGGCCGCGCGCCGGCGCCGCCGAG GTTACGAATACTCGGACAAGAAGCCAGGGAAGCCCCGGGG GAAGGACCTGAACATGGTGGAGTTTGCTGTGGCCACAGGGGACCAGGCTCCTTACAGGAGTGAGGACATCCAGCTCG ATTTCAAAAACAACATCCTGAAGGAGAGGGCTGGGCTGGCACACAGCCCCCCGCCTGCCAAGAACATCGACTTAGACAAAG AGTTCAGGAAGGAATACTGCAAATAA
- the MXRA8 gene encoding matrix remodeling-associated protein 8 isoform X1, with translation MELPSRVLLWKLVLLQSSAVLLYAGPSGPASAGSSVVSESRVSWAAGSVAVLRCQSPRMVWTQDRLHDRQRVVHWDLSGGPGGPARRLVDMYSAGEQRVGEQRVYEPRDRGRLLLSPSAFHDGNFSLLIRAVEETDEGLYTCNLHHHYCHLYESLAIRLEVTDSPRAARAYWDGEKEVLSVRRGAPALLTCVNRAHVWTDRHLEEAQQVVHWDRQPPGVPHDRADRLLDLYASGERRAYGPPFLRDRVAVETDAFARGDFSLRIDPLEPADEGTYSCHLHHHYCGLHERRVFHLRVTEPAAQPPPGDSPGNGSSHGGAPRPDPTLARGRSVINVIVPESHAHFFQHLGYVLAVLLLFILLLTTALLAARRRRRGYEYSDKKPGKPRGKDLNMVEFAVATGDQAPYRSEDIQLDFKNNILKERAGLAHSPPPAKNIDLDKGEWLGGTSPAHPRALPYPILPPPRTPKDRHQPATWAGAPPTPVAPKLLEVLRSICPELPTGEKSEDRRQPVRLASRVQEGILQIK, from the exons atGGAGCTGCCGTCCCGCGTCCTGCTGTGGAAACTTGTGCTTCTGCAGA GCTCTGCTGTTCTTCTGTATGCAG GGCCCTCGGGGCCCGCGAGCGCGGGCAGCTCCGTGGTTTCCGAGTCCAGGGTGAGCTGGGCAGCAGGCTCTGTGGCGGTGCTGCGCTGCCAGAGCCCGCGCATGGTGTGGACCCAAGACCGGCTGCACGACCGCCAGCGCGTGGTCCACTGGGACCTCAGCGGCGGCCCGGGCGGCCCCGCGCGCCGCCTGGTGGACATGTACTCGGCGGGCGAGCAGCGCGTGGGCGAGCAGCGCGTGTACGAGCCGCGCGACCGCGGCCGCCTCCTGCTGTCGCCCTCCGCCTTCCACGACGGCAACTTCTCGCTGCTCATCCGCG CGGTGGAGGAGACAGACGAGGGGCTGTACACGTGCAACCTGCACCACCACTACTGCCACCTCTACGAGAGCCTGGCCATCCGCCTCGAGGTCACCGACAGCC CCCGGGCCGCCCGCGCGTACTGGGACGGCGAGAAGGAGGTGCTGTCGGTGCGGCGCGGCGCGCCCGCGCTGCTGACCTGCGTGAACCGCGCGCACGTGTGGACCGACCGGCACCTGGAGGAGGCGCAGCAGGTGGTGCACTGGGACCGGCAGCCGCCGGGGGTGCCGCACGACCGCGCGGACCGCCTGCTCGACCTGTACGCGTCGGGCGAGCGCCGCGCCTATGGGCCACCGTTCCTGCGTGACCGCGTGGCGGTGGAGACGGACGCCTTTGCGCGCGGCGACTTCTCGCTCCGCATCGACCCGCTGGAGCCCGCCGATGAGGGCACCTACTCCTGCCACCTGCACCACCACTACTGCGGCCTGCACGAGCGCCGCGTCTTCCACCTGCGAGTCACCGAGCCCGCCGCGCAGCCGCCTCCCGGGGACTCGCCGGGCAACGGCTCCAGCCACGGCGGCGCCCCGCGCCCAG ACCCCACGCTGGCGCGCGGCCGCAGCGTCATCAACGTCATCGTGCCCGAGAGCCACGCCCACTTCTTCCAGCACCTGGGCTACGTGCTGGCCGTCCTGCTGCTGTTCATCCTGCTGCTGACCACGGCGCTGCTGGCCGCGCGCCGGCGCCGCCGAG GTTACGAATACTCGGACAAGAAGCCAGGGAAGCCCCGGGG GAAGGACCTGAACATGGTGGAGTTTGCTGTGGCCACAGGGGACCAGGCTCCTTACAGGAGTGAGGACATCCAGCTCG ATTTCAAAAACAACATCCTGAAGGAGAGGGCTGGGCTGGCACACAGCCCCCCGCCTGCCAAGAACATCGACTTAGACAAAGGTGAGTGGCTGGGGGGCAcgtccccagcccaccccagagcCCTGCCATATCCCATTCTGCCCCCTCCCAGGACCCCCAAAGACAGGCACCAGCCCGCCACATGGGCAggagccccccccacccccgtggctcccaagctgctggaagTCCTGCGGAGCATCTGCCCTGAGCTTCCCACTGGGGAGAAGTCAGAGGACAGACGCCAGCCTGTCCGCTTGGCTTCCAGAGTTCAGGAAGGAATACTGCAAATAAAGTGA